The following proteins come from a genomic window of Geomonas sp. RF6:
- a CDS encoding DUF3426 domain-containing protein produces MILQCEQCSTRFRLDDSKLKPGGVKVRCSKCRHVFIAGAEQPQEETDFDAILSGLGAPAAKPAEPAPAPQEPAPPELPVPEEKEEGDAAKGAAEPADFAFGLPPEKEEEPEGAGRFAGVSEFSFEPEPAGEPSATTDFAPSDFSFDLEPSAKGEEPPPTEEMAGFNEFSFDDEPSAKELEPPPSGMEVVGFQEFSFEEEVTAPAPPALEAEKSPAREFDFGEFSLEEEPAAEPAPKQGVTPVGSDFDFGDFSFDAEEEGEKPVPEFDLSDFTFEGDADQAARELAQSGYEEPETGGFAFSGENAAPAPPGVDEFAFAEEKEEAAPELKNAAEESAFSFNDDLLGGAPAPAPVVPAPAATPAAPRHDEEAVASTHPSAEEESASDAAGGPGIPLSSLLDFDKVFGDSATAPHGAAADEELPPLGIPSRRRGRPVVTTSLALLSVLLVAALAGGGYYLMKGGPSALDRLGLGTVAHWLGLEGAEEGRIAIVNPLASFYQNKEAGELFVVSGEAENQFRKPRASIHVRVSIFDKSGKVLVQKTAYCGNRLSEQQLTTLPMAKLDAAMNNQFGDSLANLGVKPGDKIPFVVAIPNVPKEAADFGVEVIGSTVAGQ; encoded by the coding sequence ATGATACTCCAATGTGAACAGTGCAGCACCAGATTCAGGTTAGATGATTCGAAGCTGAAGCCGGGCGGCGTGAAGGTCCGCTGCTCCAAGTGTCGCCACGTCTTTATAGCCGGCGCCGAGCAGCCGCAGGAGGAGACCGATTTCGACGCGATCCTCTCCGGCCTTGGTGCCCCCGCAGCGAAACCTGCCGAACCCGCCCCCGCGCCGCAGGAGCCCGCCCCCCCGGAACTCCCCGTCCCCGAAGAGAAAGAAGAAGGAGATGCGGCAAAGGGCGCAGCGGAGCCCGCCGATTTCGCCTTCGGCCTTCCCCCCGAAAAGGAGGAGGAGCCGGAGGGCGCCGGGCGCTTTGCTGGGGTGAGCGAGTTCAGCTTTGAGCCGGAGCCCGCCGGTGAGCCGTCTGCCACAACCGATTTCGCCCCGTCCGATTTCTCCTTTGATCTCGAGCCGTCCGCAAAAGGGGAGGAACCTCCCCCGACGGAGGAGATGGCAGGATTCAACGAGTTCTCCTTCGACGACGAGCCTTCGGCGAAAGAGCTGGAGCCGCCACCTTCGGGCATGGAGGTGGTGGGATTCCAGGAGTTCTCCTTTGAGGAGGAGGTAACTGCACCTGCCCCCCCGGCGCTGGAGGCGGAGAAATCTCCCGCGCGGGAGTTCGACTTCGGCGAGTTTTCCTTGGAGGAAGAGCCCGCTGCAGAGCCCGCCCCGAAGCAGGGTGTGACACCGGTCGGCAGTGATTTCGACTTCGGCGACTTTTCCTTTGATGCGGAGGAAGAGGGAGAGAAGCCGGTGCCTGAGTTCGACCTCAGTGACTTCACCTTTGAAGGGGATGCTGACCAGGCGGCCCGTGAGCTCGCACAGAGCGGCTACGAGGAGCCGGAGACAGGGGGCTTCGCCTTCTCCGGCGAGAACGCCGCGCCCGCCCCCCCCGGAGTTGACGAATTCGCCTTTGCAGAGGAAAAGGAGGAGGCGGCTCCGGAACTGAAGAATGCCGCGGAGGAATCCGCTTTCTCGTTCAATGATGACCTCCTCGGCGGTGCCCCCGCTCCAGCTCCCGTCGTTCCCGCTCCGGCCGCTACCCCTGCCGCACCGCGGCATGATGAGGAGGCCGTAGCGAGCACGCACCCTTCAGCTGAAGAGGAGAGTGCGTCCGACGCGGCGGGTGGTCCGGGAATACCGCTGTCGAGCCTCCTCGATTTCGACAAGGTCTTCGGAGATTCCGCGACCGCTCCTCACGGTGCGGCTGCCGATGAGGAACTCCCCCCCTTGGGGATCCCCTCCCGTCGCAGGGGGCGTCCCGTCGTTACCACCTCGCTGGCGCTCCTTTCCGTTCTCCTGGTGGCTGCCCTCGCCGGAGGCGGGTACTACCTCATGAAGGGAGGCCCTTCCGCCCTCGACCGCCTCGGCCTCGGGACGGTCGCTCACTGGCTCGGGCTGGAAGGGGCGGAGGAGGGGCGAATTGCCATCGTCAACCCGCTGGCCTCCTTCTACCAGAACAAGGAGGCGGGTGAGCTCTTCGTGGTGAGCGGGGAGGCGGAAAACCAGTTCCGCAAGCCTCGCGCCTCGATCCACGTAAGGGTCTCCATCTTCGACAAGAGCGGAAAGGTGCTGGTACAAAAAACCGCCTACTGCGGAAACCGTCTCTCCGAGCAGCAGCTGACCACCCTTCCGATGGCGAAGCTCGACGCGGCCATGAACAACCAGTTTGGCGACTCCCTCGCGAACCTGGGTGTGAAGCCGGGGGATAAGATTCCCTTCGTCGTGGCGATACCGAATGTGCCG
- the hpt gene encoding hypoxanthine phosphoribosyltransferase codes for MERNYLSALGINLKVRFSKEEIEREVARLAREINEAYAGEELLAVVVLNGAFIFAADLLRAVQVPLQVDFVKLSSYVGTSTSGQVLVKKDLECSVEGRHVLVVEDIVDTGITLSFLLEMLRSRGAKSVRICTLVNKKAHRERPIVPEYVGMECGSGFLVGYGLDLDERMRELSAIYEVTDTPLKGTA; via the coding sequence ATGGAGCGTAACTACCTGTCAGCCTTGGGAATTAACCTGAAGGTCAGGTTCTCGAAGGAGGAGATTGAGAGGGAAGTCGCCCGGCTCGCCCGTGAGATCAACGAGGCTTACGCAGGTGAGGAGCTCCTGGCTGTGGTGGTCCTAAACGGCGCCTTCATCTTTGCCGCCGACCTTTTACGCGCCGTGCAGGTTCCGCTACAGGTTGATTTCGTTAAACTTTCCAGCTACGTCGGTACCAGTACTAGCGGCCAGGTGCTGGTGAAGAAGGATCTTGAATGCTCCGTGGAGGGGCGCCATGTTCTCGTGGTGGAGGACATCGTCGACACGGGGATCACCCTCAGCTTTCTGCTGGAGATGTTGCGCAGCAGAGGCGCCAAAAGCGTACGCATCTGCACTCTGGTCAACAAGAAGGCGCATCGCGAGCGTCCCATCGTCCCTGAATACGTGGGGATGGAATGCGGCAGCGGCTTTCTGGTCGGCTACGGCCTCGACCTGGACGAGCGGATGCGGGAGCTTTCCGCTATTTATGAAGTAACCGATACTCCTCTTAAAGGGACAGCATGA
- a CDS encoding DUF1573 domain-containing protein, with protein sequence MNIRIPLLGLLGSLFVAAAAYAAPELSVEQGVFNFGSIAQGKKVQHTFVIKNTGDATLQIRQLRPSCGCTAATPSSSQIPPGKSAEIKVVFDSTNFSGRMQKSVVVDTNAGKNPSYTLVMDGTVVEALQVSPRTLSLGAIKIGATREVSLNVTNRGNETVKLLSVNTTSPQIKASIKKGTIPVGESGTVEIAVTPQTEARVLSGYVHITTDNPQKKEITVPVYASPTK encoded by the coding sequence ATGAACATCCGTATACCTCTCCTTGGGCTGCTGGGCAGCCTTTTTGTTGCAGCAGCCGCCTACGCCGCGCCCGAACTCTCCGTTGAGCAGGGTGTCTTCAACTTCGGTTCGATCGCGCAGGGGAAGAAGGTACAACATACGTTTGTCATTAAGAACACTGGGGATGCAACGCTGCAGATCAGGCAGCTGAGGCCATCCTGCGGCTGTACTGCCGCCACCCCCTCCTCTTCCCAAATCCCGCCGGGGAAGAGTGCAGAGATAAAGGTAGTCTTTGACTCCACCAACTTCTCCGGCCGCATGCAAAAGAGTGTCGTCGTCGACACGAACGCCGGAAAGAACCCGAGTTACACACTGGTGATGGACGGAACGGTAGTCGAGGCGCTGCAGGTATCGCCGCGCACGCTGAGCCTCGGAGCGATAAAGATCGGTGCAACGCGGGAGGTGTCGCTGAACGTGACGAACCGCGGCAATGAGACGGTTAAGCTTTTGTCCGTCAACACCACCTCCCCGCAGATCAAGGCGAGCATAAAGAAGGGAACGATACCTGTCGGGGAGTCAGGAACAGTAGAGATCGCCGTCACTCCGCAGACAGAGGCTCGGGTTCTCAGCGGGTATGTCCATATCACAACAGACAACCCGCAGAAGAAGGAGATCACGGTGCCGGTTTATGCCTCTCCCACGAAGTAG
- a CDS encoding response regulator, giving the protein MATGNPGGATDRAALPRKRLGEIFVEKGLLTSVGAERLVDLSKRIGKRFGTVLEDLGLVTGEELAEALAVQYRCKVVKEFHRLRFAPDLFTLVPVEAAVENTLFPLKVESGKLAVAISDPTNVRVISNIGANNGLVVVPFIATRRDIRRAISLHYLGRQEQTSELKRILVVEDDKRVRTSLATLLGREGYEVVTAEDGMEGFRELVASTPDLVITGKDMPKIGGYAFFDAVRSMPETARTPVILVSATATAEEEAGAFEKGFFDFMPKPIKEATLCVKVRRAIASSSIV; this is encoded by the coding sequence ATGGCCACTGGCAACCCGGGCGGTGCGACAGACCGTGCTGCGCTGCCGCGCAAGAGACTGGGGGAGATCTTTGTCGAAAAGGGGCTTCTCACATCGGTAGGTGCGGAAAGGCTCGTCGATCTTTCCAAGAGGATCGGGAAGCGGTTCGGTACCGTGCTGGAAGATCTAGGGCTGGTGACGGGAGAAGAGCTCGCGGAAGCCCTTGCCGTTCAGTACCGCTGCAAGGTGGTGAAGGAGTTCCACCGCCTGCGCTTTGCCCCGGACCTTTTCACCCTCGTGCCGGTGGAGGCCGCGGTGGAGAACACTCTTTTTCCGCTGAAGGTGGAGAGCGGCAAGCTCGCGGTGGCCATCAGCGACCCCACCAACGTGCGGGTCATCAGCAATATAGGGGCCAACAACGGCCTTGTCGTCGTTCCCTTCATCGCCACCAGGCGCGACATTCGTCGTGCCATCAGCTTACACTATCTGGGGAGGCAGGAGCAGACCTCGGAGTTGAAACGGATCCTGGTCGTCGAGGATGACAAGCGGGTGCGGACCTCGCTGGCGACGCTGCTTGGACGGGAAGGGTACGAGGTGGTAACGGCGGAAGACGGTATGGAGGGGTTCAGGGAGCTCGTCGCCTCGACCCCGGACCTCGTGATAACCGGGAAGGATATGCCGAAGATCGGCGGCTACGCCTTCTTTGATGCCGTGAGAAGCATGCCTGAGACGGCGCGCACTCCGGTAATCCTCGTCAGTGCGACGGCGACGGCAGAGGAGGAGGCGGGGGCCTTCGAGAAGGGTTTTTTCGACTTCATGCCAAAGCCGATCAAGGAAGCGACGCTTTGCGTGAAGGTGCGGCGGGCGATAGCGAGCTCCTCCATTGTGTGA
- a CDS encoding multicopper oxidase domain-containing protein, with protein sequence MNRRISTIAVFLTALVAALSGLAPPAAQAVDEARIPHYYGPSPNWALSPLPVKTAFGTYTGGIKKFKDTLPFLGETGANNLGQFLPVAIPDTETYPGSDYYEIAVVQYREKMHSDLDPTLLRGYVQLSTEKVPGGKVPLSNALLNGGTAPITTYSGVTAPHYLGPIILATKDRPVRILFRNLLPTGAGGDLFLPVDSTLMGSGMGPMAMMDPVNQGLVTDEVRNPKCTAYPKSDGCFKDNRATLHLHGGITPWISDGTAHQWITPAGEETPWPKGVSVRNVPDMPDPGPGAMTFFYTNQQSARLLFYHDHSWGITRLNVYAGEAGGYLIGDNTEKALIDSALIPGLSDTIPLIIQDRTFVPKGDPVTRTGQLYELDPTWDESRWGRFGNLWYHHVYMPAQNPNDPGGMSAYGRWMFGPWFWPPAKPLYGPIANPRYNMAPPDFTLPLPQPCNLDDPSTWQYLVDPFCEPPLIPGTPNISVGMEQFNDTPVVNGTAYPTTTVDPKPYRMRILNAANDRFFNLQWYVADGTGTEVALKAAEVAAAQLDPVVFPTPDTLLSPVGPSWIQIGSEGGFLPAPVVVDNQPITWITDPTRFDVGNVDLHALLLAPAERADAIVDFSAFGGKTLILYNDAPAAFPARVASYDYYTGAPDLYPVGAPSVVPGFGPNTRTIMQVKVREGQGPGYDLAKLQAAFAHQADGSGVFESGQHPIIVGQAAYNSAYGTHFAASSWCTGDGNMVQRCDGMARISDQGGDLFGFNTLLSPDTKFQIRIEPKALHDEMNAVAFDEFGRMTANIGVEAVPATPAAQNVILYPFVNPPTELIDATNLPKGDLSVTPIATADGTQIWKITHNGVDTHPIHFHLYDVQVLNRVTWDNIIIPTDPAELGWKDTVRVSPLEDTIVALRPVIPILPFEIPNSIRPLSPMMPIGATAGFSNIDVQGIPTPAIVNQLVNFGWEYVYHCHILSHEEMDMMRPVSVVLPPNKADALSSTVTGNGINRRLVLAWNDNSINETSFLVQKTLDGTTWTNVGTSPSPLDQTNTTGRRTFTDPSVYNPNVAARYQVVARNAVGYGGAFPSLTVSSISDQLVVGTRPAAPTNANAALQAGAQITVTFTDNAVNEVGFVIERATSGGAFVRIGTAPPRNNTGSVTFTDTTIVLAPTATSYTYRVAATNAAGLSAYAVAAPVVVPAQPAAPASFTAANGANGNGNNRTVILNWQDLSGNETGFTVQRATNSTFTSGLSSTNVGANTTTLTQTGLSRNTQYWYRIRSNNGAFVSSAWVTATPLPIRTNP encoded by the coding sequence ATGAACAGGCGAATAAGCACGATAGCGGTTTTTCTGACCGCTCTGGTCGCCGCCCTAAGTGGTCTCGCCCCTCCTGCGGCTCAGGCGGTCGATGAAGCGAGGATCCCGCACTACTATGGGCCATCCCCCAACTGGGCGCTCAGCCCGCTTCCGGTGAAGACCGCTTTCGGGACGTACACCGGCGGGATCAAGAAGTTCAAGGACACTCTGCCCTTCCTCGGAGAGACGGGCGCGAACAACCTCGGGCAGTTCCTCCCGGTAGCAATCCCCGATACCGAAACCTATCCCGGCTCCGACTACTACGAGATAGCTGTGGTGCAGTATCGGGAGAAGATGCATTCCGATCTCGATCCGACGTTGCTGCGCGGCTATGTGCAGCTCTCGACGGAGAAGGTCCCGGGGGGGAAGGTCCCCCTGAGCAATGCGCTTCTCAACGGCGGCACCGCTCCCATCACCACGTATTCCGGAGTGACCGCTCCCCACTACCTGGGCCCCATAATCCTTGCGACAAAGGACCGGCCGGTGCGGATTCTCTTCCGCAACCTCCTGCCGACCGGCGCGGGTGGCGACCTCTTCCTGCCGGTGGACTCCACACTCATGGGCTCCGGGATGGGGCCGATGGCGATGATGGACCCGGTAAACCAGGGCCTTGTCACCGACGAGGTGCGCAATCCGAAGTGCACCGCGTATCCCAAGTCGGATGGGTGCTTCAAGGACAACCGCGCCACCCTGCATCTGCACGGCGGCATCACGCCGTGGATCAGCGACGGGACGGCGCATCAGTGGATCACCCCGGCAGGGGAGGAGACTCCCTGGCCCAAAGGCGTATCGGTGAGAAACGTTCCGGACATGCCTGATCCCGGTCCCGGCGCCATGACCTTTTTCTACACCAACCAGCAGAGTGCCCGGCTCCTCTTCTACCACGACCACTCCTGGGGGATCACGCGGCTGAACGTGTATGCAGGTGAGGCTGGAGGGTACCTTATCGGGGACAACACCGAGAAGGCGCTGATCGACTCCGCACTCATCCCCGGACTCTCCGACACGATCCCTCTCATCATCCAGGACCGGACCTTCGTGCCGAAGGGGGACCCCGTCACCCGTACAGGTCAGTTGTACGAGCTCGACCCGACCTGGGACGAGAGCCGCTGGGGGCGCTTTGGCAACCTGTGGTACCACCACGTGTACATGCCGGCGCAAAACCCGAACGACCCGGGCGGCATGAGCGCCTACGGGCGGTGGATGTTCGGCCCCTGGTTCTGGCCGCCGGCGAAGCCTCTGTACGGTCCGATCGCCAACCCGCGCTACAACATGGCGCCGCCGGACTTCACCTTGCCGCTGCCCCAGCCATGCAACCTGGACGATCCCTCCACCTGGCAGTACCTCGTCGATCCGTTCTGCGAGCCGCCCCTTATCCCGGGGACTCCAAACATCTCGGTGGGGATGGAGCAGTTCAACGACACCCCGGTCGTGAACGGCACAGCCTACCCGACGACGACTGTCGACCCGAAACCGTACCGGATGCGCATCCTCAATGCCGCCAACGACCGCTTCTTCAACCTGCAGTGGTATGTCGCTGACGGGACCGGTACCGAGGTGGCGCTGAAGGCCGCCGAGGTCGCAGCAGCGCAGCTTGATCCGGTCGTCTTCCCGACTCCGGATACGCTCCTCAGCCCGGTCGGCCCGTCCTGGATCCAGATCGGCAGCGAAGGCGGGTTCCTCCCTGCTCCGGTGGTGGTCGACAACCAGCCGATCACCTGGATCACCGATCCGACCCGCTTCGACGTGGGTAACGTCGACCTGCATGCACTCCTCCTCGCCCCTGCGGAGCGGGCTGACGCCATCGTCGACTTCTCCGCCTTCGGAGGGAAGACCCTCATCCTGTACAACGATGCCCCTGCGGCGTTCCCGGCCCGCGTGGCAAGCTACGACTACTACACAGGCGCTCCCGATCTCTACCCGGTCGGCGCCCCCTCCGTCGTCCCCGGCTTTGGCCCGAACACCCGCACCATAATGCAGGTGAAGGTGCGTGAAGGGCAGGGCCCGGGGTATGACCTTGCGAAGCTGCAGGCAGCATTTGCACACCAGGCCGACGGAAGCGGCGTCTTCGAGTCGGGGCAGCATCCGATCATCGTCGGGCAGGCCGCGTACAATTCGGCCTACGGCACCCACTTCGCCGCCAGCAGCTGGTGCACCGGCGACGGCAACATGGTCCAGAGGTGCGACGGGATGGCCCGCATCTCCGACCAGGGTGGGGATCTTTTCGGCTTCAACACCCTTCTTTCCCCCGACACGAAGTTCCAGATCCGCATCGAGCCGAAGGCGCTCCATGACGAGATGAACGCGGTGGCATTTGACGAATTCGGCAGGATGACCGCCAACATCGGTGTGGAGGCGGTTCCGGCCACCCCGGCAGCGCAAAACGTCATCCTCTATCCGTTCGTGAACCCGCCCACCGAGCTCATCGACGCCACGAACCTCCCGAAGGGGGACCTGAGCGTAACCCCCATCGCCACAGCAGACGGCACCCAGATCTGGAAGATCACCCACAACGGCGTGGACACCCACCCGATCCACTTCCACCTCTACGACGTGCAGGTGCTGAACAGGGTGACCTGGGACAACATCATCATTCCCACTGATCCTGCCGAACTCGGCTGGAAAGACACCGTGCGGGTAAGCCCCTTGGAAGACACCATCGTGGCGCTGAGGCCTGTGATACCGATCCTCCCCTTCGAAATCCCGAACAGCATCCGGCCTCTCAGCCCGATGATGCCTATTGGCGCAACTGCCGGCTTCAGCAACATCGACGTGCAGGGTATTCCCACCCCGGCTATCGTGAACCAGCTGGTCAACTTTGGCTGGGAGTATGTCTACCACTGCCACATCCTGAGCCACGAGGAGATGGACATGATGCGACCCGTCTCGGTGGTGCTGCCACCGAACAAGGCCGACGCCCTCTCCTCCACCGTCACAGGAAATGGCATCAACCGCAGGCTGGTACTGGCGTGGAACGACAACTCCATCAACGAGACGTCATTCCTGGTGCAGAAAACCCTCGACGGCACGACCTGGACCAACGTGGGGACGAGCCCGTCGCCGCTGGACCAGACCAACACCACCGGTCGGCGCACCTTCACCGATCCGAGCGTGTACAACCCGAACGTCGCGGCGAGATACCAGGTCGTTGCCCGGAATGCGGTGGGGTACGGCGGGGCGTTCCCCAGCCTGACAGTTTCCTCCATCTCCGACCAGTTGGTCGTCGGCACCCGGCCTGCCGCCCCCACCAATGCGAACGCGGCGCTGCAGGCAGGTGCGCAGATCACCGTGACCTTCACCGACAATGCAGTGAATGAAGTCGGCTTCGTCATCGAGCGGGCCACAAGCGGCGGCGCCTTCGTCCGGATCGGCACCGCGCCTCCCCGTAACAACACCGGAAGCGTGACCTTCACGGACACCACCATCGTTCTCGCGCCGACCGCTACGAGCTATACCTACAGGGTTGCCGCGACCAATGCCGCCGGTCTCTCCGCCTATGCAGTGGCCGCCCCGGTCGTCGTTCCGGCACAACCGGCAGCCCCTGCGAGCTTTACAGCGGCTAACGGCGCGAACGGCAACGGAAACAACCGCACCGTTATCCTCAACTGGCAGGACCTGTCGGGGAACGAAACCGGCTTCACCGTCCAGCGTGCCACCAACTCGACCTTCACCAGCGGACTCAGCAGCACGAACGTCGGCGCCAACACAACGACCCTCACCCAGACCGGGCTTTCACGCAACACCCAGTACTGGTACAGGATCCGCTCCAACAACGGCGCATTCGTCTCTTCCGCATGGGTCACCGCAACACCGCTGCCGATCAGGACAAACCCGTAG